Proteins from a genomic interval of Rosa chinensis cultivar Old Blush chromosome 2, RchiOBHm-V2, whole genome shotgun sequence:
- the LOC112184490 gene encoding VQ motif-containing protein 11 → MNPHTPTYGSDPASPNTTYVQANPSNFRAVVQKLTGATEDPLAQKLPLTLPARYTNPKPAAEVGPRRPAFKLHERRHSTKKLELHLTTTTVLPSSACVPQLVRPVMMSPVSPFEFLARGSPRTPVSPCEVEEEEERAIIAEKGFYLHQASPLSTPRGSDHHHPPELLPLFPLHSPRDITRTQTSTSIS, encoded by the coding sequence ATGAACCCTCACACACCCACTTACGGATCCGACCCGGCTTCCCCCAACACCACCTACGTCCAAGCCAACCCATCAAACTTCCGGGCCGTCGTCCAGAAGCTCACCGGCGCAACGGAAGACCCGTTGGCCCAGAAGCTCCCTCTCACCCTCCCCGCCCGCTACACCAACCCCAAACCCGCCGCCGAAGTGGGGCCCCGACGACCCGCCTTCAAGCTCCACGAACGCAGACACAGCACCAAGAAGCTCGAGCTCCACCTCACCACCACAACAGTACTCCCATCATCGGCATGTGTACCCCAGCTTGTTCGGCCGGTGATGATGTCACCTGTTTCGCCGTTTGAGTTTCTGGCACGTGGGAGCCCCAGGACGCCGGTGTCGCCGTGCGAggtggaggaggaagaggagcgAGCCATTATCGCAGAGAAAGGGTTCTATCTGCACCAAGCAAGTCCGTTGAGTACACCGCGAGGGTCCGATCATCATCATCCACCTGAGCTTTTACCTTTGTTTCCTTTGCATTCTCCTCGAGATATCACTCGAACTCAAACCTCAACCTCTATTTCTTAA
- the LOC112184489 gene encoding uncharacterized protein LOC112184489: protein MIYSVGHISGAHFNPAVTIAFAATKRFPWKQDEMEMAKAGGDVVVEKSNTCEECGASLIGEKILECLWWVDENSGNLGYLRV, encoded by the exons ATGATTTACTCTGTTGGTCACATCTCTGGTGCTCATTTCAATCCTGCTGTCACTATTGCTTTTGCTGCTACCAAGAGATTTCCATGGAAACAG GATGAGATGGAAATGGCAAAGGCTGGTGGGGACGTTGTGGTGGAGAAGTCTAATACATGTGAAGAATGTGGTGCTAGTCTCATTGGGGAGAAAATTCTCGAGTG TCTCTGGTGGGTGGATGAAAATTCTGGGAATCTTGGATACCTCAGAGTCTGA